CAGTGCGGTTTTCGGCAATCCGATTTGCGCTAGACGTCCTTCCCGAGATGCTTGCTCCCGGTACGCCGAACAGATTGACTCGACTGCTTGTTCGTCTCCGATCGCGCCATACGAACGGACGAGTTGTATCCGGTTCAACCACTCGTGACGAAGAGTCTTTAAAAGATCAAGTACCTGCTGTTCCTCCATCGGTCGTTCCCTCCTAAAAAAAACAGACCCTAACCCTCGAAAGTGGCTAGAGTCTGCTTCGTCGATCCTTATGCTGGGTAAACGCTGACTTGTTTCTTGTCGCGTCCGAGACGTTCGAAACGAACGACACCAGTTGCAGTTGCGAAAAGTGTATCATCGCCACCACGTCCGACGTTCATACCTGGGTGAATCTTCGTACCGCGTTGACGGTAGAGGATTGAACCAGCAGAAACAGTTTGACCGTCTGCACGTTTCGCCCCAAGGCGTTTCGATTGCGAGTCACGACCGTTCTTTGTCGAACCTACCCCTTTTTTCGATGCGAAGAACTGAAGATTAAGTTTCAACATGTGGAATCCACCTCCTATACTTGTTCAAGTTGGATAAACTCACCGTAACTTTCAGCGATGGTACCAAGCTGGACCAAAGTCGCCTCAAGTAACAATTGGGTGCGTTCACTGACATCCGGTGCTAAGTCAGCGTACGGTTCTACATAAAAGTAGCCACCCTCTTGTTGTTCTGCCATTTCAAGGAGCAGGACCTGCCCGAGTAATGCTTCTATGGCATTGTATGCCCCGAAGATCACCGACGATACGCCGGCGCAGACAAGGTCGAGACCTGGTTCTGCAAACTCGGCATGTCCTGTCACTTCGATGGAGCGGACGAGTTCCGCTTCATCTCGTCGAATCTTGACACGTATCATGGCTTACGCTTCGATTTTCTCGATGCGGACCTTCGTGTAAGGTTGACGGTGACCTTGCTTACGACGGTAGTTCTTTTTCGCTTTCATTTTGAAGACAGTGATCTTTTTCGCGCGAGCGTGTTTGATGACCGTTGCTACGACCTTCGCACCTTCTACGAGTGGAGCGCCGACTTTAACATCGTCACCACCAAGGATCAATACTTCACCAAATTCAACTGTGCTGTCGACGTCTGCGTTTAATTTCTCAACGTAGATTTCTTGGCCAGCTTCGACTTTGACTTGTTTACCACCAGTTTTGATAATTGCGTACATTACGTGCACCTCCTCTTAGGAACTCAGACTCGCCATCGCGGGCAGCAGATGCTTTAAAACCCGGTCTGTGCGGTTGTAGTCATTTGGTGCTTCCAAACGAACTAACGTTATTCAGAATACCAAACGTTCTTCCACCTTGTCAATGCTGTTCTGAAGGATTATTCCGATCGCTTGACGAAATCGAGACAGTCCTGTGACGACCCCGTGAACAGGACGGCTGGATCGCCTTCAAGCACATGCACTTCGAGCGGTTGGCGGGAGACGAATTCGTCTTGCAGCAGATGACGCGGTGCCCGAATCACGACTGCTTCCGCGTAAGTCGCGATCTCAAGCAACTTCGGTTCGATTAACCGATAGACGCTTAATCGTGTCCACTGACCGGATTCCTGCGAGCGTTCCTGTAGTGATTTTCCATGGCGTTGTCGTGTCAGTTCGCATAAACCCATTTTCGTAAAGCCATAGACTTCGATTTGTTTTGTCTCGAGTGCTGCTCGCTCTTTTAAGAGCTGGGTCACACGTGTCTGACCTTTACTTGAGCCACGGAGAAAATCAATCGCAATCATACCGCTAATGTTGCGCAATCGTAATTGACGCATGACTTCGACGGCAGCCGCTTCATTGATTTGGTCAAACGTCCGCTTTTGTTCCTTAACGGAAATCGTCTTCCCGCTGTTGACGTCGATGACAGTCATCGTTTCAACTTCTTCAATCAAGAGATACGCCCCTCCGTCGAGCCAGACGACGCGTTGCATCGCTTTCTCGATTGCCCCATCAATCTTCTCCATCTCTGGCAAGCGTCCTTTTCGCAACGACCGTTCGACAGACAGACCAAGTAATTCGAGTCGTTCCTTTTCCTGACGTGTCATGACGAGCGCTTCTGTGACATGTGGAAGCCGTTTTGCTTCTTGGACGATCAACGCCTCATCTTGTTCGAGACGAGGAGACTGCATGAGTTCTTTATGCCGTGTCCGCAACGACTGCAGCTCTTGCTTTAATTCCTCGATTGACGCTTTTGCTGCCTCCGTCCGGTAGAGAATGCCTTCTTCGTCTGTCGTCGTCAGTTGCTCCGCTAGTTGGCGCTGAACGACTAAATCCAGCTTCCGACTAAAACGGACCCGCCGACCGTACGGGAAATAGACGAGATAACGCCCCCCATAGGTGATGTTCTGCGTTACCTTATGCTGTTTCGGTGCGACGCCTTCCTTGACGACTTGGACGAGTAACGTCTGCCCGACCTGAACAGCTTGTCCGATCGTCGGTACATCCGGAAAACGACGCAGTACTTCTACCGTCTCATTAAGTGGTAAGTACAGCGGTGTACCGTCGGTCGCGATTAAGAACGCTGCCCCGAGCGTCGGATGCAATCGATCGACCTTAGCATAGACGAAAGTACCAACGCGAATCTCGTCGCGCATCCGTTCATGGTATTCAATCAATCGACCACCTTCGACCAATGCCAGTCGTTCGAGCGAGGCGGTCTGTTCACTAATCCATCGCATACTGATCCCTCCAAAAAAATTAGACTAGGCGCGACGATGTCGTCCTAGTCTAATTTCCCATTCTTATTTCATCCCAAGCATCTTCTTCAATTTGACGAAGAACCCTTTTTGCGGTTGTTCATTTAAATCAAGCAGTGGTACGGATTCGCCAAGAATCCGGCGCGCGATGTTTCGGTAGCCGAGTCCAGCCCGGTTATCGGGATTCATCGTCACAGGGACACCACGGTGCGAAGCAGCGATGACTTCTTCATCATCGATGATCAGACCAAGCAGATCAATCGAGAGAATGCGCATGATCTCATCGATGTCGAGCATATCGCCAGACGCCATCATGTGTGAACGGACCCGGTTGATGACGAGTTTCGGAACGATGTTACGTTCTGAGCGCTCAAGCATTCCAATGATCCGGTCCGCATCCTGGACAGCTGCTTTTTCTGGTGTCGTCACGACGACGGCTTCATCCGCTCCAGCAATCGCATTCATGAACCCTTGTTCGATCCCTGCTGGGCAGTCAATCAAGACGAAGTCGTATTCGAGTTTTAGTGTATCGATGATTGCCTTCACCTGTTCGGGTGTGACGGAGGACTTATCCTTTGATTGAGCAGCAGGCAACAGATACATCTCTTCAAAACGTTTATCGCGGACGAGTGCTTGGTGCAACTTACATTGCCCTGTCACGACGTCAACGATGTTATAGATACTCCGGTTATCGAGACCAAGCACGATATCCAGATTGCGTAACCCGATATCCGTATCGACGAGACAAACCGAATGTCCCATCAATGCAAGTGCTGTTCCGATGTTTGCAGTCGTCGTCGTTTTCCCGACGCCGCCTTTTCCGGATGTGACGACGATGGCGCGTCCCATGTTCGTCTTCGCCTCCATATGTACCTGTTCTTTCACTTGTTCCATATCCGTCACCCTCTTTCACTATCAATCGCAAACTGATCCATCCGCGCGAGCGGAACGGTTTGAAGGCGGGAGAATTCGACCCCGTCTTCACCTAAAAATGCACAACCCATGTCAAGCGCAGGAATCGGTGCGTCATCCGGTTCCTCGTGGATGGTTCCAGCGACCGCAACCCATTTCGGCTGGAGCACACTCGCCGCGACGACCGCTTCCGTATTGCCACCTTTCCCCGCATGAACGGTACCACGCAAAGCACCGAGACAATAGATACTTCCTGTCGCATGAACGACCGCTCCCGGATTGATATCTCCGATGATGACGATCGAACCTTCGACGTCTAATACGTGCCCACTGCGTGCCGTTCCACCGAAGTAATGAAACGTTCGCTCTCCGTACAAGGCTTTTGCCTCGTCCTTCGTGATGCACTCACTGTCATAACCTTTGAAAGAGAAGGAATCATGTCGCGCGACGATAGATTCGACGGCCGTCAACACCCCTTCATCGACGTAACGTCGACCGAAGAAGAAGGTGATGGGTACGGCGCGTCCGTTCTCGACGGATTTGTCCGCAAGCGTCAACTCTAAATCGTCAAGAAATTCATCCACACTGCACCTTTCATTCACATAGACGGCGAGGCCACCACGATGACCTTTCATCGTTACATAACGTTTACGCTCAATCATGACTCATCCTCTTTTCTCGTCAAGGGTCGACTGCACGAGTCGGGTCATCGGGTAATACAGGATGATGATCCCGATCAACTGGGCAACCAGACTCCTTGGAATGATCTGTGTCGCAAGTTCCTGGAAGGAAACCCCGACACCAACGACCGAAGCCGTGAAGAAATATATATCGAGTTCATACAAAATGGCACTAAACGTGAACGTGACGAGAATCGTCAATACGTTCTCCTTTACATATTTTAGCACGAAGCTACTAAAAAGCGGAATGGCGGATAACGCAAATAAGTAAATGCCGATGATATCCGAGTAAACGAAATCATAGAGCAATCCGAAGACGAGTCCGAATCCGAGTGCCTGTTCGAGTTTTCCGTACCGACCGAGGAACATTAAACCGATCAATGTCGCATGAATGACATACGGTGAACCATCACCGAGCGGTCCAGCGAACAGCGTCCCTTCTAAGATAAAAAGAAGGAACACGGCGAAAAACAACTTAACGTTATTCACGAGTGTCCCCTCCCTTATCGGTCTCAGCGAAAGGTTCTTTCGCTTCGCGTTCAATCACGAAGACATGACCGAACTGTTCGAAGTCTGCTGCCGGTTTGACGTATGCGATTTTCGAAGCCCCATACTGATCGGCTTTCACTTCCTCGATTTTCCCAATGACGATCCCACTCGGATATTTTCCACCGAGACCAGACGTCGTGACGGTCTGCCCTTTTTTCAGCTTCGCGTCATTCGGAATTTTCGTGAACTTGAGGAATTTCGTTTCTTCATCGAAACCTTCGATCGTACCGAAGACTCCTTTTCCTTTCGTGTCGTCAGCCGTTGCCGAGACGTTATTCGTTCGACTCGTATCCGACATCAACTGCACGAGGGAAGTATAAGCGCTCGCCTGGATGACGCGACCGATTAGTCCATCTGCTGTTACGACAGCCATGTTCGGTTTGACTCCTTTTTGTTCGCCGATGTTGATTGTGACGAACCGTTGCCATTCGGATGATGTCCGACCGATCATCTCTGCTGGTAACAATTTATAGTCGCGAATCGATCCATTCAGGTCGAGCATATCTTTCAATTCTTTATTCTCACGTTCAAGATCACGGACTTTGACGGCATTACCGGCATAGTCACTCAAGCGTGATTTCAAATGTTCATTCTCTTTGTACACGTCACGCACTTCTTTAATCGAAGTGACCGTATCATCAATCCAGCCAATCGGTGTCGCGAAAAGGCGTTGACCGACGCCCACGGTATCCCGCACGAAGCTTTGATACCAGTGGGATTGGTTACGCCCTTGCAGCGAAATCCCGATTAAGATCACCAAAAGGAGAAAACTAAGGAGTGTGATGAGCAGTTTTCGATTATTTAAAAATCGCTTCATCGCTCATCCCGTCCTTATCTTTTTTGCGAGATGCCTGATTTCGAACGAAGGACATTCATCATCTCGAGTGATTTTCCTGTACCGATTGCGACACAATCAAGTGCGTTTTCCGCAACGAGTGTCAAAATACGTGTTTCGTCTTCGATGACAGCGTCGAGGTTCTTCAAGAGTGCCCCACCGCCTGTCAAGACGATTCCGCGGTCCATGACGTCTGCTGATAATTCAGGAGGCGTCTGCTCAAGCGTGTGTTTGACACCTGCAAGAATCGCTTCGACCGTATCCGAAAGTGCATCGCAAATTTCTGCACTTGTGACTTCGATCTGTTTCGGAAGACCTGTCACGAGGTCACGTCCACGAATTTCCATCGTTTCGTTCTCTGATTCTTCATCGATGCGAGCGTAACCGATCGTCATTTTCAACGTCTCAGCTGTCCGCTCCCCGATCATCAAGTTGTATTTCGATTTGATGTAACGAATGATTGATTCGTCCATCTCATCGCCACCAACACGGATCGATTGGCTTGTTACAATACCACCGAGTGAGATGACAGCAACTTCTGTCGTACCACCACCGATATCGACGACCATCGAGCCTGTTGGTTCTGAAACTGGAAGACCGGCACCGATTGCTGCTGCAAATGGTTCTTCGATCGTGTACGCTTCACGCGCACCTGCGAGTTTCGCTGCATCTTCAACGGCACGTTTTTCGACTGATGTGATACCACTTGGTACACAGATCATGACGTTCGTCTTGGAAGAGAACAAGCCTTTTTTCTTCGAAGCTTGATCCATGAAATATTTGATCATCGTAGCGGTTGTTTCATAATCCGCGATAACCCCGTCTTTCATCGGGCGTCGTGCAGTCACGTTACCCGGCGTACGACCGATCATGTTTTTCGCTGCGTTACCGACAGCCTCAATTTTTCCTGTATCCGTACGGAAGGCGACGACGGACGGTTCGCGGACGACGATTCCCTGCCCCTTTACATACACAAGCGTGTTAGCCGTACCTAAGTCAATGCCGATTTCACGGCTGAATGATCCAAACATTATTCAAAAAACCCCTCTCTGAGAATACACTTCACTAATTATAACGGAAAAGCCTTCATTGGAAAGCGTTAAAACGTTACAGCTTGTTTACAGTTCGCCTTAGAAAACACATAAAAAAACGTCTGACGGAAAGAATCGAACCTTTCCCTTCAGACGTTATTCTTACATAAATCCGCGCTGTTTCATACTAATAAATTGTCCGTGCCCGATGATGATATGGTCAAGACAACTGATTCCAATGAGCCGACCTGCCTCAACAAGTCGCTCTGATACCTCAATATCTTCCCGACTTGGCGTCGGATCACCGGACGGATGATTATGGACGGCAATGAAGTTCGCAGCCGAGCAGCGAATCGCTTCCCGAAAAACGTCTCGCGGGTGGACGATTGACGTGTTCAATCCTCCGATGAATAACGTCTTTTTCGAGACGACCTCATTTTTTGTATTCAAATACAGGCAGATGAAGTGCTCCTGCTGATAGAGACGCATCTCTTCTAACAACAGTTCCGCCGCGTCTTCCGGTGAGCGGATCGTCGGTCGAACCCATTTCGGTTCTGTGACGAGACGCCGACCGAGTTCCAGTCCAGCCATGATTTGTAATGCCTTTGCCTTCCCGACCCCAGGGGCTTTTTCAAGTCCACCGACTCCAGCTGCCTCGAGTTCGATCAATGAAGGATAGATGTGCAGTAATTCTTCCGCGATTTCAAGCGGTGTCCGGTCGCGTGTTCCACTTCGGACGAGACACGCCAGCAACTCGACTGTCGTCGCTTGTGCCAAGCCTTTCAACTGAACCATATCCTTCGGCCATTCAATCACAGCATCCGACCTCTCTGTTTCAGAATTACGCAAACATCGGCTTGATTTCAAAGGACGCGAGACGTTTCGTGATTTCGTGGATCGGCAGTCCGACGACATTGTAGTAATCGCCCTCGATCGCCTCGACGAACAGACCACCCATCGCTTGGATACCATATCCGCCTGCTTTATCGTAGGGCTCGGCCGTCGCGATATAGCCTTCGACCCACTCGTTTGGCAATGCACCAAAACGGACATGTGTCGTCACGTCGAACGTCTCTTCCTTCTCACCAAAGCGAATCGTCACCCCTGTCACGACCTCATGAGCGCGTCCTGATAGACGGGCAAGCATTGCTCGTGCCTCGACCATATCTGCCGGCTTCTCGAGGATCAGATCGTCAATTGCAACAACGGTATCGGCAGCTAGAATGACACCGTCCGCTGTGATCGCTCGCGCTTTCTTTTGCGACAAATGACGAACGTATTCATGTGGTGACATCGGGTACGGTGCCTCTTCGACGACGTTCGCTGGTACGACTGCATGAGGGATTCCGATTTGTTGCAAGAGTTCCGCCCGGCGTGGTGAAGCCGACGCTAGAATCAAGTGTGGTTGCGTTATCATTAGTATCACGTTCTTTCCCGTTAATTTCGAATCGGATAATTCGAGTCATCGTTTAGTCTAACAAAAAACAAGCGGTCCCTAATAGACTAGGAACCGCTTGTTTAATCTTAATTTCCTGTCACATCGACAAATGGATCTGACTTCGGTGTCTTCTCCTCGAGTGGCGTTTGTTTATCCGGTGACAACTTCGTCAAATCCGGACGATAATACGATTCGATTTCCACTGTGAACGAGAGCATCTCATCCTCAAGTAAGACCGTCCCACTACCTGGCCCCGGTTCTTCCGGTCCCGATAACTGGATCTGACGCAAGACCGTAATCCGATCCGTCCGTTCTATTTGCTTTAAGAATGCCATCAGTTCAAGATAAGATGGGGCTTCGACCGTTAGTGATGCCGGCAATGGCGTTGCGTTAGCGGTGACGGGTGCGGCGGCAGTTGTTTCAGCCTGGTCCGATTCCGTCGCCATCGCTCCGTCAACAGCAGGTGTTGATGTCACCGGTGACTGTGGTGCTACTTCTGTCGCCTGACCAAACGTGATCGACTGGACTTTGACACCGGCAATCTGACTCGATGCATTGATCGCATCGATGACGTCATCGTTTGACGCCGTCACCGGCACTTTTTGCTGCAAGAAGCTTGACTCGGCGACGTCAACTTTCTGTTCATTCGCTTTCGCTTGCTCGAGCACCATCTGTTCTCGCTTCAGCGTCGCTTCTTTTTCTTGCAATGTTTGATGCGTCGTATACGTCGTATAACCAAAGTAACCGACCGCACCGAGGACGATTATAATCGTTAGACCGAGGAGGATATAGCTACTATAACGTTTCAATTGTCCGGCACCTCCTCGATTTCAGTCGTTACATTCGGATCAGTCGTCTCCGTCGTCGAATCGGTCGAAGGAGTCGCTTCCGTCGAGCTATCCGTTTCCGTTTCAGCTGGCTGATCTTCCTTCGGTACTTCTGGATCGGCTTCGTTCGTCTCACCCTTGACGACTTCCGTCGGATTGACGTTCAACGAGAATTGTCCGATATAACGTGGTTCTTCTGATTTGGCATCGTCAGACGGTGTAATTTCCGTCGTCGGAACTTCTTGTCCGGTCGTCGGGTCAACTGTCGTTGTCGTGACGACGTCTGCCTTTTCGTTCATCGTTCGTGTCGTCACACTCGCAAGATTCGTTCCTGAGAAGACTTTATCCGTCAACAGCTCGCGGTAAAAATCGTTCAGTTCATCAAGCGTCTCGAATTGTGTCGTCATTGTCACGGCATGATCCGCACCATAGGCGAATTGAAGAATATAACCGCGTTCTGGTAGATAACGAGTAATCCGCTCAAGCGTCGGCACGGCAGGACGTGGTGTCGTCTCAAGTCCTTCGACCGTCTGTTTGAGTTGTGCAACTTCTTGTTTCGCGGATTGATCCGACTCTGACTGCAGCTGACGGACGATCTGGATTTGATCGTTCGTTGATTCGACGCGGTCAGCGAATTGATCGGTTTGCCAGTAGAGATAACCACCAGCGAGTCCGCCGAACAATAATAGGATGAGTGAAGCGACAAGTGGGTACTTCGGTGCTTCATCATTCTCGGGTAACAAGTTGATCCGGTCTTTTCGTGGTGAGGCAAGACCAGCAAGCGGTAAGTATGCCCGTGGAATCGACTGCCCGTCGATTGTCATCATATCTGGAATCTCATCGAGACTTAAATCAAAGTTTGATCGGAAACGGGTCGCCAGTTCATCACGGAACGGGAAGTCCCCAGCAAGGACGACGTTCGTGATTTCTCGCCCTTCGCGCGCGAGCGAAAAGCGATAGAAATCGAGCACACGCGAGAACTCAAGCAACATCTCGTCTAAGACGAGTTCGACTGTCGGATCATCCGAGCGATAGCGATAATGCAGCTGATCGTCGATGACGTCAACGTCCCACGCGTCAGCCGCAAACGTATCGACCGAGCGAATCAGACGCGGGACGTGATCTTCGATGATGATCAACTGGTGATTCGTCGCATTCGCATTCCAGATCAATAACGTATCAGCGTCCGTCGTGACCGGATGATGGGCTTCAATTCCGAAATAGGTCGCAAGCGGCTGTGGTTCGGCAGCAACGAGGCGCAAGTGTTTTTGTTTGAACAGTTGTGTATACTGCTTCAGCGCTTCGTTTGGTGCGGCATACA
This window of the Exiguobacterium acetylicum genome carries:
- the rpmA gene encoding 50S ribosomal protein L27 — translated: MLKLNLQFFASKKGVGSTKNGRDSQSKRLGAKRADGQTVSAGSILYRQRGTKIHPGMNVGRGGDDTLFATATGVVRFERLGRDKKQVSVYPA
- a CDS encoding ribosomal-processing cysteine protease Prp yields the protein MIRVKIRRDEAELVRSIEVTGHAEFAEPGLDLVCAGVSSVIFGAYNAIEALLGQVLLLEMAEQQEGGYFYVEPYADLAPDVSERTQLLLEATLVQLGTIAESYGEFIQLEQV
- the rplU gene encoding 50S ribosomal protein L21 — translated: MYAIIKTGGKQVKVEAGQEIYVEKLNADVDSTVEFGEVLILGGDDVKVGAPLVEGAKVVATVIKHARAKKITVFKMKAKKNYRRKQGHRQPYTKVRIEKIEA
- a CDS encoding ribonuclease E/G, encoding MRWISEQTASLERLALVEGGRLIEYHERMRDEIRVGTFVYAKVDRLHPTLGAAFLIATDGTPLYLPLNETVEVLRRFPDVPTIGQAVQVGQTLLVQVVKEGVAPKQHKVTQNITYGGRYLVYFPYGRRVRFSRKLDLVVQRQLAEQLTTTDEEGILYRTEAAKASIEELKQELQSLRTRHKELMQSPRLEQDEALIVQEAKRLPHVTEALVMTRQEKERLELLGLSVERSLRKGRLPEMEKIDGAIEKAMQRVVWLDGGAYLLIEEVETMTVIDVNSGKTISVKEQKRTFDQINEAAAVEVMRQLRLRNISGMIAIDFLRGSSKGQTRVTQLLKERAALETKQIEVYGFTKMGLCELTRQRHGKSLQERSQESGQWTRLSVYRLIEPKLLEIATYAEAVVIRAPRHLLQDEFVSRQPLEVHVLEGDPAVLFTGSSQDCLDFVKRSE
- the minD gene encoding septum site-determining protein MinD, with protein sequence MGRAIVVTSGKGGVGKTTTTANIGTALALMGHSVCLVDTDIGLRNLDIVLGLDNRSIYNIVDVVTGQCKLHQALVRDKRFEEMYLLPAAQSKDKSSVTPEQVKAIIDTLKLEYDFVLIDCPAGIEQGFMNAIAGADEAVVVTTPEKAAVQDADRIIGMLERSERNIVPKLVINRVRSHMMASGDMLDIDEIMRILSIDLLGLIIDDEEVIAASHRGVPVTMNPDNRAGLGYRNIARRILGESVPLLDLNEQPQKGFFVKLKKMLGMK
- a CDS encoding septum site-determining protein MinC, producing the protein MIERKRYVTMKGHRGGLAVYVNERCSVDEFLDDLELTLADKSVENGRAVPITFFFGRRYVDEGVLTAVESIVARHDSFSFKGYDSECITKDEAKALYGERTFHYFGGTARSGHVLDVEGSIVIIGDINPGAVVHATGSIYCLGALRGTVHAGKGGNTEAVVAASVLQPKWVAVAGTIHEEPDDAPIPALDMGCAFLGEDGVEFSRLQTVPLARMDQFAIDSERG
- the mreD gene encoding rod shape-determining protein MreD, translating into MNNVKLFFAVFLLFILEGTLFAGPLGDGSPYVIHATLIGLMFLGRYGKLEQALGFGLVFGLLYDFVYSDIIGIYLFALSAIPLFSSFVLKYVKENVLTILVTFTFSAILYELDIYFFTASVVGVGVSFQELATQIIPRSLVAQLIGIIILYYPMTRLVQSTLDEKRG
- the mreC gene encoding rod shape-determining protein MreC, translating into MKRFLNNRKLLITLLSFLLLVILIGISLQGRNQSHWYQSFVRDTVGVGQRLFATPIGWIDDTVTSIKEVRDVYKENEHLKSRLSDYAGNAVKVRDLERENKELKDMLDLNGSIRDYKLLPAEMIGRTSSEWQRFVTINIGEQKGVKPNMAVVTADGLIGRVIQASAYTSLVQLMSDTSRTNNVSATADDTKGKGVFGTIEGFDEETKFLKFTKIPNDAKLKKGQTVTTSGLGGKYPSGIVIGKIEEVKADQYGASKIAYVKPAADFEQFGHVFVIEREAKEPFAETDKGGDTRE
- a CDS encoding rod shape-determining protein yields the protein MFGSFSREIGIDLGTANTLVYVKGQGIVVREPSVVAFRTDTGKIEAVGNAAKNMIGRTPGNVTARRPMKDGVIADYETTATMIKYFMDQASKKKGLFSSKTNVMICVPSGITSVEKRAVEDAAKLAGAREAYTIEEPFAAAIGAGLPVSEPTGSMVVDIGGGTTEVAVISLGGIVTSQSIRVGGDEMDESIIRYIKSKYNLMIGERTAETLKMTIGYARIDEESENETMEIRGRDLVTGLPKQIEVTSAEICDALSDTVEAILAGVKHTLEQTPPELSADVMDRGIVLTGGGALLKNLDAVIEDETRILTLVAENALDCVAIGTGKSLEMMNVLRSKSGISQKR
- the radC gene encoding RadC family protein, with the protein product MVQLKGLAQATTVELLACLVRSGTRDRTPLEIAEELLHIYPSLIELEAAGVGGLEKAPGVGKAKALQIMAGLELGRRLVTEPKWVRPTIRSPEDAAELLLEEMRLYQQEHFICLYLNTKNEVVSKKTLFIGGLNTSIVHPRDVFREAIRCSAANFIAVHNHPSGDPTPSREDIEVSERLVEAGRLIGISCLDHIIIGHGQFISMKQRGFM
- a CDS encoding Maf family protein — its product is MITQPHLILASASPRRAELLQQIGIPHAVVPANVVEEAPYPMSPHEYVRHLSQKKARAITADGVILAADTVVAIDDLILEKPADMVEARAMLARLSGRAHEVVTGVTIRFGEKEETFDVTTHVRFGALPNEWVEGYIATAEPYDKAGGYGIQAMGGLFVEAIEGDYYNVVGLPIHEITKRLASFEIKPMFA
- a CDS encoding tetratricopeptide repeat protein, whose translation is MKRYSSYILLGLTIIIVLGAVGYFGYTTYTTHQTLQEKEATLKREQMVLEQAKANEQKVDVAESSFLQQKVPVTASNDDVIDAINASSQIAGVKVQSITFGQATEVAPQSPVTSTPAVDGAMATESDQAETTAAAPVTANATPLPASLTVEAPSYLELMAFLKQIERTDRITVLRQIQLSGPEEPGPGSGTVLLEDEMLSFTVEIESYYRPDLTKLSPDKQTPLEEKTPKSDPFVDVTGN
- a CDS encoding fimbrial assembly protein codes for the protein MAQRRKGTYIYFNFTDVAIFGAVVKKGVIKRRAVVALPPGTLQGGWLQPEASLDFIFDGLLTKLKVPRGSQAVLALDGSLVLARKLDIPETIETNQIRGYLFMEIGHSIVLPFEEPYFDYTVLEEDGKREIMLYAAPNEALKQYTQLFKQKHLRLVAAEPQPLATYFGIEAHHPVTTDADTLLIWNANATNHQLIIIEDHVPRLIRSVDTFAADAWDVDVIDDQLHYRYRSDDPTVELVLDEMLLEFSRVLDFYRFSLAREGREITNVVLAGDFPFRDELATRFRSNFDLSLDEIPDMMTIDGQSIPRAYLPLAGLASPRKDRINLLPENDEAPKYPLVASLILLLFGGLAGGYLYWQTDQFADRVESTNDQIQIVRQLQSESDQSAKQEVAQLKQTVEGLETTPRPAVPTLERITRYLPERGYILQFAYGADHAVTMTTQFETLDELNDFYRELLTDKVFSGTNLASVTTRTMNEKADVVTTTTVDPTTGQEVPTTEITPSDDAKSEEPRYIGQFSLNVNPTEVVKGETNEADPEVPKEDQPAETETDSSTEATPSTDSTTETTDPNVTTEIEEVPDN